One part of the Methylobacterium mesophilicum SR1.6/6 genome encodes these proteins:
- a CDS encoding Rieske (2Fe-2S) protein, with product MGRPTRLRLGPADLLGDRDLMPVTAGGHHWLLVRDGARIVAAERACPHEGADLALGRCAGGRLLCPRHLASFDLRDGSVSPGWSFRALRLFAVETVSDGLWLRLGDSVRKQTS from the coding sequence ATCGGTCGGCCGACGCGCCTGCGCCTCGGCCCGGCCGACCTGCTCGGCGACCGGGACCTGATGCCGGTCACCGCGGGCGGGCATCACTGGCTGCTCGTGCGCGATGGCGCGCGGATCGTCGCCGCCGAGCGGGCCTGTCCGCACGAGGGGGCGGACCTGGCGCTCGGCCGGTGCGCGGGTGGACGGCTGCTCTGCCCCAGGCATCTCGCCTCCTTCGACCTTCGGGACGGTTCCGTCTCGCCGGGCTGGTCGTTTCGTGCCCTTCGCCTGTTCGCGGTCGAGACCGTATCCGATGGGCTATGGCTCCGGCTGGGAGACAGCGTCCGGAAGCAAACGTCCTGA
- a CDS encoding ABC transporter ATP-binding protein, whose product MLEIRDLVCGYGHVTALKGLSIDVREGQLVALVGANGAGKSTTLRAISGLVPPRSGTIRFDGHSIAGAEARRILAAGIAHCPEGRRVFPQMTVSENLATGAYLRRDRAAVAADLERIYGEFPRLAERRDQAAGTLSGGEQQMLAIGRALMGRPKLVMFDEPSLGLAPNIVERMFAVIRAIRDAGTTVLLVEQNAFAALELCDYAYLLETGRIVLEGSGQALIADPHVRDAYLGG is encoded by the coding sequence ATGCTTGAAATCCGCGACCTCGTCTGCGGCTATGGCCACGTCACCGCACTCAAAGGGCTGTCGATCGACGTGCGCGAGGGCCAGCTCGTCGCCCTCGTCGGCGCGAACGGCGCCGGCAAATCGACGACGCTCCGGGCGATCTCCGGCCTCGTCCCGCCGCGCTCCGGCACGATCCGGTTCGACGGCCACAGCATCGCGGGCGCGGAGGCCCGCCGGATCCTGGCCGCAGGCATCGCCCATTGTCCCGAGGGCCGGCGCGTCTTCCCGCAGATGACGGTGTCCGAGAACCTCGCCACGGGCGCGTATCTGCGACGCGACCGGGCGGCCGTCGCGGCGGATCTGGAGCGGATCTACGGCGAGTTCCCGCGCCTCGCCGAGCGCCGCGACCAGGCGGCGGGCACGCTTTCGGGCGGCGAGCAGCAGATGCTGGCGATCGGTCGGGCGCTGATGGGGCGTCCGAAGCTCGTGATGTTCGACGAGCCCTCCCTGGGGCTGGCCCCCAACATCGTCGAGCGGATGTTCGCGGTCATCCGGGCGATCCGCGACGCCGGCACGACGGTGCTGCTCGTCGAGCAGAACGCCTTCGCGGCCCTTGAACTCTGCGACTACGCCTATCTCCTCGAGACCGGCCGCATCGTGCTGGAGGGCTCGGGGCAGGCGCTCATCGCCGACCCGCACGTCCGGGACGCCTATCTCGGTGGCTGA
- a CDS encoding ABC transporter ATP-binding protein, translating to MSAILSVEHVGVRFGGLVAIADLHFDVRAGEIVSLIGPNGAGKTTAFNVMTGFLKPSQGAVRFRGTSLKGLPPHAITRLGLARTFQRTSVFPDDTVFDNVMIGLHQMGAAAGRAPILDALLGRAGAGERQLRVRAAALLDWVGLAGRAQEKAGALAYGEQRLVGVALALATEPAMLLLDEPVSGMNASETRVFVRLIRQIRERGVTILLVEHDMPMVMEVSDRIVVLNYGRLIAEGPPDRIRSDPAVIEAYLGQGSAARQAAAAVREAAHA from the coding sequence ATGAGCGCGATCCTCTCCGTCGAGCATGTTGGGGTCCGCTTCGGGGGCCTGGTCGCCATCGCCGACCTGCATTTCGACGTCCGGGCCGGCGAGATCGTCAGCCTGATCGGCCCGAACGGGGCCGGCAAGACGACGGCCTTCAACGTGATGACGGGCTTCCTCAAGCCCAGCCAGGGCGCGGTCCGCTTCCGCGGCACGTCCCTGAAGGGCCTGCCGCCGCACGCGATCACGCGGCTCGGCCTCGCCCGCACCTTCCAGCGCACCAGCGTCTTCCCGGACGACACGGTGTTCGACAACGTGATGATCGGCCTGCACCAGATGGGCGCCGCGGCGGGCCGCGCGCCCATTCTGGACGCGCTCCTCGGCCGCGCGGGGGCCGGCGAGAGGCAGCTGCGCGTCCGGGCCGCGGCGCTCCTCGACTGGGTCGGGCTCGCCGGACGGGCGCAGGAGAAGGCCGGCGCCCTCGCCTACGGGGAGCAGCGCCTCGTCGGCGTGGCGCTGGCGCTGGCCACCGAGCCCGCCATGCTGCTCCTCGACGAGCCGGTCTCGGGAATGAACGCCTCCGAGACGCGGGTCTTCGTGCGGCTGATCCGGCAGATCCGGGAGCGCGGCGTCACCATCCTCCTCGTCGAGCACGACATGCCGATGGTGATGGAGGTCTCCGACCGCATCGTCGTGCTCAATTACGGCCGCCTGATCGCCGAGGGGCCGCCGGACCGGATCCGCAGCGACCCGGCGGTGATCGAGGCCTATCTCGGCCAGGGCAGCGCCGCCCGGCAGGCCGCCGCGGCGGTTCGGGAGGCGGCCCATGCTTGA
- a CDS encoding branched-chain amino acid ABC transporter permease codes for MIRLLPLALLAGLVVLPLALTGNPYLLNALIVMGILTIGAMSLNLLLGFTGQLSLGHIAFFGIGAYVSALTSLGFDVDLGFGIRAVHEPWPAAVGFLLATVAAGGCGYLIGRLSFRVRGAYFVIVTISFAEVVRLVALNWVELTQGPLALTNIPAITLGLPGLGMWTLKTKLQNYYLVLAVGTLCYAVIARLVGGRFGRAMRGLKENEPLALSVGINATRTLTVAAVISAAMAGAAGSLYAHYLRIIDPDVFLFATTVSMVIMVVAGGKGTLMGPVVGGLIFGLLPVALRPVMAPEAQWIVYGLVLIVILFVMPRGIVPGLAALLGRRPAPAAPVLEANPAVQR; via the coding sequence ATGATCCGGCTCCTCCCCCTGGCGCTGCTCGCAGGCCTCGTCGTCCTGCCGCTTGCCCTCACGGGCAATCCCTATCTCCTCAACGCGCTGATCGTGATGGGCATCCTGACGATCGGCGCCATGAGCCTGAACCTGCTCCTCGGCTTCACCGGGCAGCTCAGCCTCGGCCACATCGCCTTCTTCGGCATCGGCGCCTACGTCAGCGCGCTGACGAGCCTCGGCTTCGACGTCGATCTCGGGTTCGGCATCCGCGCGGTCCACGAGCCGTGGCCGGCAGCGGTCGGGTTCCTGCTGGCGACGGTCGCGGCGGGCGGCTGCGGCTACCTGATCGGACGGCTCTCCTTCCGGGTGCGGGGCGCCTACTTCGTGATCGTGACGATCTCCTTCGCCGAGGTCGTGCGGCTCGTGGCACTCAACTGGGTGGAGCTGACGCAGGGGCCGCTCGCGCTCACCAACATCCCGGCCATCACCCTCGGCCTGCCGGGCCTGGGGATGTGGACGCTCAAGACCAAGCTCCAGAACTACTACCTCGTGCTGGCCGTGGGCACGCTCTGCTACGCCGTGATCGCCCGCCTGGTCGGCGGACGCTTCGGCCGGGCGATGCGGGGCCTCAAAGAGAACGAGCCGCTGGCGCTGTCGGTCGGCATCAACGCCACCCGCACGCTGACGGTGGCGGCGGTGATCTCGGCCGCGATGGCCGGCGCGGCCGGCAGCCTCTACGCCCATTACCTGCGGATCATCGATCCCGACGTGTTCCTGTTCGCCACCACGGTCAGCATGGTCATCATGGTGGTGGCGGGCGGCAAGGGCACCCTGATGGGCCCGGTCGTCGGCGGCCTGATCTTCGGCCTGCTGCCGGTGGCGCTCCGCCCGGTCATGGCGCCGGAGGCGCAGTGGATCGTCTACGGCCTCGTGCTGATCGTGATCCTGTTCGTGATGCCGCGGGGCATCGTGCCGGGACTGGCGGCGCTGCTGGGCCGCCGCCCGGCCCCGGCCGCGCCCGTCCTCGAGGCCAACCCGGCGGTGCAGCGATGA
- a CDS encoding branched-chain amino acid ABC transporter permease → MNELIQHLVNALILGGTYALLGIGLTLIFGIMNVVNFTHGALYTVGAYVMYLAVSALGLNFFLALPVAIVGGLLLGAAIELVLLRPFRGSDIDTTMLVMIGAGIILQSGTLWTFGGVAKAIPAPFPEAPLQIGPVSVSWLRLFVLGAALALIALTYALINRTKLGLAMRAAFQDADTAALMGVDVRRIYTATFALGSSLAAAAGALLGPVYVVFPQMGGLAELKAFAIVILGGLGNVTGAAIGGFILALAEELGAGYVSSGYRDAMGFLIIIAVLLYKPTGLFAKAERIG, encoded by the coding sequence GTGAACGAACTGATCCAGCACCTCGTCAACGCGCTCATCCTCGGCGGCACCTACGCGCTCTTAGGGATCGGCCTGACGCTGATCTTCGGGATCATGAACGTCGTGAACTTCACCCACGGCGCGCTATACACGGTCGGCGCCTATGTCATGTACCTCGCGGTCTCGGCCCTGGGACTGAACTTCTTCCTGGCGCTGCCGGTGGCGATCGTCGGGGGGCTCCTGCTCGGGGCCGCGATCGAGCTGGTGCTGCTGCGCCCGTTCCGGGGCTCGGACATCGACACCACCATGCTGGTGATGATCGGTGCCGGCATCATCCTGCAATCGGGCACGCTCTGGACCTTCGGCGGCGTCGCCAAGGCGATCCCCGCGCCCTTCCCCGAGGCGCCGCTGCAGATCGGCCCGGTCTCGGTCTCGTGGCTGCGGCTGTTCGTGCTCGGCGCGGCGCTGGCCCTGATCGCCCTGACCTACGCGCTGATCAACCGGACCAAGCTCGGGCTCGCCATGCGCGCCGCCTTCCAGGATGCCGACACGGCGGCGCTGATGGGCGTCGACGTCCGGCGGATCTACACTGCCACCTTCGCGCTCGGCTCGTCGCTGGCCGCGGCCGCCGGCGCCCTGCTCGGGCCCGTCTACGTGGTGTTCCCGCAGATGGGCGGCCTCGCCGAACTGAAGGCCTTCGCCATCGTCATCCTGGGCGGCCTCGGCAACGTCACCGGCGCGGCGATCGGCGGCTTCATCCTGGCGCTCGCCGAGGAGCTGGGGGCCGGCTACGTCTCCTCCGGCTACCGCGACGCGATGGGGTTCCTGATCATCATCGCGGTCCTGCTCTACAAGCCGACCGGGCTGTTCGCGAAGGCGGAGCGCATCGGATGA
- a CDS encoding ABC transporter substrate-binding protein has translation MPSRFTLTTAILLALTTTGARAEAIRIGVNEPLTGPFAASGTYVVNGAKIAADEINAKGGVLGKTLELVIEDNKSNPTEAAAVAEKLITSDKTPVMMGAWGSSLTLAVMPKLTDYETPMLVETSSSGKITTSGNPYVFRISPPSSLEAETFAPMVSRLGLKKVDFLVLNNDFGRGAATDFGKMLKDKGVTDGLVETMDQGAQDMSAQLAKLKASDSDTIMITSSVDQLVLLFKQMAALGLKKRVITTGGSQNPDQIIAQAGAAADGTMHLTTFLPWSPDKTPDPKATEAFIAAWKKRGFEFAGVTESFRGYDGIRAIAHAIEKAGSADPAAITKAFWSVDFVGLNGPIRFAKAGPAGKESGQSKPDVYLIEIKDGKVIVPTL, from the coding sequence ATGCCCAGCAGGTTCACCCTCACGACCGCGATCCTGCTGGCGCTGACGACGACGGGCGCCCGGGCGGAGGCGATCCGCATCGGCGTCAACGAGCCGCTGACCGGGCCGTTCGCGGCCTCGGGCACCTACGTGGTGAACGGCGCCAAGATCGCGGCCGACGAGATCAACGCCAAGGGTGGCGTCCTCGGAAAGACGCTCGAACTCGTGATCGAGGACAACAAGAGCAACCCGACCGAGGCCGCCGCGGTCGCCGAGAAGCTGATCACCAGCGACAAGACCCCGGTGATGATGGGTGCCTGGGGCTCCAGTCTGACGCTCGCCGTGATGCCCAAGCTCACGGATTACGAGACGCCGATGCTGGTCGAGACCTCCTCGTCCGGCAAGATCACGACCTCCGGCAACCCCTACGTGTTCCGGATCTCGCCGCCCTCGTCGCTGGAGGCCGAGACCTTCGCGCCGATGGTGTCTCGCCTCGGGCTGAAGAAGGTCGACTTCCTGGTCCTCAACAACGATTTCGGCCGCGGCGCCGCGACCGATTTCGGCAAGATGCTCAAGGACAAGGGCGTGACGGACGGCCTCGTCGAGACGATGGACCAGGGCGCGCAGGACATGAGCGCCCAGCTCGCCAAGCTGAAGGCGTCGGATTCCGACACGATCATGATCACGAGCTCGGTCGATCAGCTCGTGCTGCTGTTCAAGCAGATGGCGGCGCTCGGCCTGAAGAAGCGGGTCATCACCACCGGCGGATCCCAGAACCCGGACCAGATCATCGCCCAGGCCGGCGCGGCCGCCGACGGCACGATGCACCTGACGACCTTCCTGCCCTGGTCGCCCGACAAGACGCCGGACCCGAAGGCCACCGAGGCCTTCATCGCCGCGTGGAAGAAGCGCGGCTTCGAGTTCGCCGGCGTCACCGAGAGTTTTCGCGGGTACGACGGCATCCGCGCGATCGCCCATGCCATCGAGAAGGCGGGCTCGGCCGATCCGGCCGCGATCACCAAGGCGTTCTGGTCGGTCGACTTCGTCGGGCTCAACGGGCCGATCCGCTTCGCCAAGGCCGGCCCCGCCGGGAAGGAGAGCGGGCAGAGCAAGCCCGACGTCTACCTCATCGAGATCAAGGACGGGAAGGTGATCGTGCCGACGCTGTGA
- a CDS encoding xanthine dehydrogenase family Fe-S subunit: protein MSAALVEPGPSRMALALTVNGRAVRVAAEPRSHLGDVLRDGLDLTGTHLGCEHGVCGACTVLLDGEPARACLTYAGACAGAAVTTIEGLDADAIAGELRAAFNREHALQCGYCTPGMLVAARDLVLRLPEADERRIRVGLSGNLCRCTGYAGIVRAVMAVIAERRGRGIPPETGAARPLGPVGARIGDAAFAPLEPPADRIAPAAPAAVADLSDAFTPAHGFTQVLDLLHPPEAVFALLGDLAAVAACLPGAVLTARPTPDTVEGGLQVRIGPIAATFRGRARLERDEAARTGAVHGAGSDAGGRSATEGRIRYRVEAGPTPGTARVDLDVGYTLTGPLAQFGRPGLVRDLAGRIAAEFTRNLDARLSGVAAPAPAGLNPLRLLLGLARARLAAWFGRA, encoded by the coding sequence ATGAGCGCCGCGCTGGTCGAACCCGGGCCGTCGCGCATGGCCCTGGCGCTGACGGTGAACGGCCGGGCCGTGCGGGTCGCGGCCGAGCCGCGCAGCCATCTCGGCGACGTGCTGCGCGACGGGCTCGACCTCACCGGCACGCATCTCGGCTGCGAGCACGGCGTCTGCGGCGCCTGCACCGTCCTTCTGGACGGCGAGCCGGCCCGCGCCTGCCTGACCTACGCGGGGGCCTGCGCGGGGGCCGCAGTCACGACGATCGAGGGCCTCGACGCGGACGCGATCGCGGGCGAGTTGCGGGCCGCCTTCAACCGCGAGCACGCGCTCCAGTGCGGCTACTGCACGCCCGGGATGCTGGTGGCCGCCCGCGATTTGGTCCTGCGGCTGCCCGAGGCCGACGAGCGGCGGATCCGCGTCGGCCTGTCGGGCAACCTGTGCCGCTGCACCGGCTATGCCGGCATCGTCCGGGCCGTGATGGCGGTGATCGCGGAAAGGCGCGGGCGCGGCATCCCCCCGGAGACCGGTGCGGCGCGGCCGCTCGGCCCGGTCGGCGCCCGGATCGGCGACGCGGCTTTCGCGCCCCTGGAACCGCCGGCGGATCGGATCGCCCCGGCGGCGCCCGCGGCCGTCGCGGACCTATCCGACGCGTTCACGCCGGCCCACGGCTTCACGCAGGTGCTCGACCTCCTCCACCCGCCGGAGGCCGTCTTCGCCCTGCTGGGCGACCTCGCGGCGGTCGCCGCCTGCCTGCCGGGCGCGGTGCTGACGGCGCGGCCCACCCCCGACACGGTCGAGGGCGGCCTGCAGGTGCGGATCGGGCCGATCGCCGCGACGTTTCGCGGCCGCGCCCGCCTCGAACGCGACGAGGCCGCGCGGACCGGGGCGGTCCACGGGGCCGGCAGCGACGCGGGCGGCCGCTCGGCGACCGAGGGCCGGATCCGCTACCGGGTCGAGGCCGGGCCGACGCCCGGCACCGCCCGGGTCGACCTCGACGTCGGCTACACCCTGACCGGGCCGCTCGCGCAGTTCGGCCGGCCCGGCCTCGTGCGCGACCTCGCCGGCCGCATCGCCGCGGAGTTCACCCGCAACCTCGATGCCCGGCTCTCGGGCGTCGCGGCGCCGGCGCCCGCCGGCCTCAACCCGCTCCGCCTGCTCCTCGGCCTCGCCCGCGCGCGCCTCGCGGCATGGTTCGGCCGCGCCTGA
- a CDS encoding FAD binding domain-containing protein: MKPAAFAWERPDSLPALLARLAEAPAGVKLIAGGQSFGPMLNLRLVEPTLILDITGIPELRDARVEGDTLVLGACVTHADVEDGRVPDLTGGALRRVAAAIAYRPVRNRGTIGGSLVHADPAADWVSALTALGAEVEIAGRSGRRTLPVERFVTSALEVALGADEILVAVRVPALPAGAAWGYVKHCAKIGEFAHAIGAVRLEPGAGRGRAVIGAVEGPPVLLADARPLFGGRIGADFAARFDAGAADLALRDAGMADAVERHVHVTVLSRAVAAAAAPDPRSDTLPEAA; this comes from the coding sequence ATGAAGCCCGCCGCCTTCGCCTGGGAGCGCCCCGACAGCCTGCCCGCGCTGCTGGCGCGCCTCGCCGAAGCCCCCGCGGGCGTGAAGCTGATCGCGGGGGGCCAGTCCTTCGGGCCGATGCTGAACCTGCGCCTCGTCGAGCCCACCCTGATCCTCGACATCACTGGCATCCCCGAACTCCGGGACGCGCGGGTCGAGGGCGACACGCTCGTCCTCGGGGCCTGCGTGACCCACGCCGACGTCGAGGACGGGCGCGTCCCGGACCTCACCGGCGGCGCGCTGCGGCGGGTCGCGGCCGCCATCGCCTACCGGCCGGTGCGCAACCGCGGCACGATCGGCGGCAGCCTCGTCCACGCCGACCCGGCCGCCGACTGGGTGAGCGCTCTGACCGCCCTCGGCGCCGAGGTCGAGATCGCCGGGCGGAGCGGCCGCCGCACCCTGCCGGTGGAGCGTTTCGTGACCAGCGCCCTCGAAGTGGCGCTCGGCGCGGACGAGATTCTGGTCGCGGTGCGCGTCCCGGCGCTGCCGGCGGGCGCGGCCTGGGGCTACGTCAAGCACTGCGCGAAGATCGGCGAGTTCGCCCACGCCATCGGGGCCGTGCGCCTCGAACCCGGGGCGGGCCGCGGCCGGGCCGTGATCGGCGCGGTCGAGGGGCCGCCCGTGCTCCTGGCCGATGCCCGCCCGCTCTTCGGCGGCCGCATCGGCGCCGACTTCGCCGCGCGCTTCGACGCCGGGGCCGCCGACCTCGCGCTGCGGGATGCCGGCATGGCCGACGCGGTCGAGCGGCACGTCCACGTCACCGTCCTGAGCCGCGCGGTGGCCGCGGCGGCTGCGCCCGATCCCCGATCCGACACCCTTCCGGAGGCCGCATGA
- a CDS encoding xanthine dehydrogenase family protein molybdopterin-binding subunit, with amino-acid sequence MRGRGQYVGDLRLPGMQDVAFVRSPLAHARIRGIHVPEAYRDRVFTAADLNGVLPIRAVSGLPGFKVSEQPVLATGKVRQVGELVAMCVAPTRAEAEDIAAAVVLDLEELPAIHDMLAARAPGSALVHEHWGDNVFLETLVDVGIESALDAPIKVSRTISTGRQCMAPIEGRGTLVSLDHRLDQLVVHTASQMPHIVRNGLSECLGIEQGRIRIVSPDVGGGFGYKAILLAEDVALAWLALRCGHPVRWLEDRREHLTANANCREHHYRITAYAERDGTLRGIDCEATVDSGAYSAYPFSACLEAAQVASILPGPYDFPAYRCRTWSVATNKCPILPYRGVARTGVCFALELVLDAVARAAGVAPETVREKNLVRPDQMPFENITKKHFDSGDYPEALARALKAIDVEAIRARQRQGEPDGRRIGLGLAIYCEQAAHGTSVYSGWGIPMVPGHEQASARLTPDGGLELRIGAHSHGQGLETTLAQVAHEILGVPVARTRLVHGDTAMTPYSTGSWGSRVMVMAGGAVAAACEALRDRAVRIGAHLLQARPEECRFEGGHVVGPSGDVPLEAIARTWYRRPQDLAPDTDPGGLEVTAGYKPVRDSGTFSYAAHAAVVAVDPDLGAVEILDYVIVEDGGTLVNPLVVDGQIYGGLAQGIGTALFEEMRFDARGQPLASTLADYLLPGAADVPMARIDHMETPSPYTRFGQKGIGEGGAIAPPAALANAINDALAPLGVEMLHSPLTPRRIVEAVLATRAPAETAREAA; translated from the coding sequence ATGCGCGGGCGCGGCCAGTATGTCGGCGACCTCCGGCTGCCGGGGATGCAGGACGTCGCCTTCGTGCGCAGCCCGCTGGCCCATGCCCGGATCCGCGGCATCCACGTGCCGGAGGCCTACCGCGACCGCGTCTTCACCGCGGCCGACCTCAACGGCGTGCTGCCAATCCGGGCGGTCTCGGGACTGCCCGGCTTCAAGGTCTCCGAGCAGCCGGTGCTCGCCACCGGCAAGGTCCGGCAGGTCGGCGAATTGGTGGCGATGTGCGTCGCCCCGACCCGCGCGGAGGCCGAGGACATCGCCGCGGCCGTCGTCCTCGACCTGGAGGAGCTGCCCGCAATCCACGACATGCTGGCCGCGCGCGCGCCGGGCTCCGCCCTGGTCCACGAGCACTGGGGCGACAACGTCTTCCTGGAGACCCTGGTCGATGTCGGCATCGAGAGTGCCCTCGACGCGCCGATCAAGGTCAGCCGCACCATCTCGACGGGCCGCCAGTGCATGGCGCCGATCGAGGGCCGCGGCACCCTGGTGAGCCTCGATCACCGCCTCGACCAGCTCGTCGTCCACACCGCGAGCCAGATGCCGCACATCGTGCGCAACGGCCTCTCGGAATGCCTCGGGATCGAGCAGGGCCGCATCCGCATCGTCTCGCCGGATGTCGGCGGCGGCTTCGGCTACAAGGCGATCCTGCTCGCCGAGGACGTGGCGCTGGCGTGGCTCGCGCTCCGCTGCGGCCACCCGGTCCGCTGGCTGGAGGACCGGCGCGAGCACCTGACCGCCAACGCCAATTGTCGCGAGCACCATTACCGGATCACCGCCTACGCGGAGCGGGACGGGACCCTGCGCGGCATCGATTGCGAGGCCACCGTCGATTCCGGCGCCTACTCGGCCTACCCGTTCTCGGCCTGCCTGGAGGCCGCGCAGGTCGCCAGCATCCTGCCCGGCCCCTACGATTTCCCGGCCTATCGCTGCCGGACGTGGTCGGTGGCAACCAACAAGTGCCCGATCCTGCCCTACCGGGGCGTCGCCCGCACCGGCGTCTGCTTCGCCCTGGAACTGGTGCTCGACGCCGTCGCCCGCGCGGCGGGGGTCGCGCCCGAGACCGTGCGCGAGAAGAACCTCGTACGGCCCGACCAGATGCCGTTCGAGAACATCACGAAGAAGCACTTCGACAGCGGCGACTACCCGGAGGCGCTCGCCCGGGCGCTGAAGGCCATCGACGTGGAGGCAATCCGCGCCCGCCAGCGGCAGGGCGAGCCGGACGGGCGCCGGATCGGCCTCGGCCTCGCGATCTACTGCGAGCAGGCCGCGCACGGCACCTCGGTCTATTCCGGCTGGGGCATCCCGATGGTGCCGGGCCACGAGCAGGCGAGCGCCCGCCTGACCCCGGATGGCGGCCTGGAGCTGCGGATCGGCGCCCATTCCCACGGCCAGGGCCTGGAGACGACGCTGGCTCAGGTCGCCCACGAGATCCTCGGCGTTCCGGTGGCGCGCACCCGCCTCGTCCACGGCGACACTGCCATGACCCCCTACTCCACGGGCTCCTGGGGCTCCCGCGTCATGGTGATGGCGGGCGGCGCCGTGGCGGCGGCCTGCGAGGCGTTGCGCGACCGCGCCGTCCGGATCGGCGCCCACCTGCTCCAGGCGAGGCCCGAGGAATGCCGGTTCGAGGGCGGCCACGTCGTCGGCCCCTCCGGCGACGTCCCGCTCGAGGCGATCGCCCGCACCTGGTACCGGCGCCCGCAGGACCTCGCCCCCGACACCGATCCGGGCGGCCTCGAAGTCACCGCCGGCTACAAGCCGGTGCGCGATTCTGGCACCTTCTCGTACGCGGCGCACGCGGCCGTGGTGGCGGTCGATCCCGATCTCGGGGCGGTCGAGATCCTCGACTACGTCATCGTCGAGGATGGCGGCACGCTGGTGAACCCCCTCGTGGTCGACGGCCAGATCTACGGCGGCCTCGCCCAGGGGATCGGCACGGCCCTGTTCGAGGAGATGCGCTTCGACGCCCGCGGCCAGCCGCTGGCCTCGACGTTGGCCGACTACCTCCTGCCCGGCGCCGCCGACGTGCCGATGGCGCGCATCGACCACATGGAGACGCCCTCGCCCTACACGCGCTTCGGCCAGAAGGGCATCGGCGAGGGCGGCGCCATCGCGCCCCCGGCGGCGCTCGCCAACGCCATCAACGATGCGCTGGCGCCGCTCGGCGTCGAGATGCTGCATTCGCCCCTCACCCCCCGACGGATCGTGGAGGCGGTGCTCGCCACCCGCGCGCCCGCCGAGACCGCGCGGGAGGCCGCATGA
- a CDS encoding alpha/beta hydrolase, with product MPAFVLDDPTPPDPRRRWDSLDFAARGACYDNNAGVPDSAAQVAARNAASAAYRAAHPAGLDIPYAAGARTGFDLYPAAETGAPCLVFVHGGYWQRNARADFACFAEGLNAAGWSVAMPGYTLAPEASLTGIVAEIGAALDWLAAHGTARGIGGPIVLAGWSAGAQLAALHLGHPAVSAGLAISGVYDLAPIRETYLNEKLGLTDGEIETLSPPRLAVVPKPMTVAYGSRELPALVRDARNLHALRSAAHAPGILLPVPGADHFSILDEFRRPDGLLVRAAQDVLGGAR from the coding sequence GTGCCCGCCTTCGTCCTCGACGACCCGACCCCGCCGGACCCGCGCCGCCGCTGGGACAGCCTGGACTTCGCGGCCCGGGGCGCCTGCTACGACAACAACGCGGGCGTGCCCGACAGCGCCGCGCAGGTCGCGGCCCGCAACGCGGCCTCCGCGGCCTACCGCGCGGCGCACCCGGCCGGGCTCGACATCCCCTACGCCGCCGGCGCGCGCACCGGCTTCGACCTCTACCCGGCGGCGGAGACGGGGGCGCCCTGCCTCGTCTTCGTCCACGGCGGCTACTGGCAGCGCAACGCCCGGGCCGATTTCGCCTGCTTCGCGGAAGGGCTGAACGCCGCCGGCTGGTCGGTGGCGATGCCGGGCTACACCCTGGCACCCGAGGCGAGCCTTACCGGGATCGTCGCCGAGATCGGGGCCGCCCTCGACTGGCTCGCCGCGCACGGGACGGCGCGCGGGATCGGCGGCCCGATCGTCCTCGCCGGCTGGTCCGCGGGGGCGCAGCTCGCCGCGCTCCATCTCGGGCATCCCGCCGTGTCCGCGGGTTTGGCGATCTCCGGCGTCTACGACCTCGCGCCGATCCGCGAGACCTACCTGAACGAGAAGCTCGGCCTGACCGACGGGGAGATCGAGACCCTGTCGCCCCCGCGGCTGGCCGTCGTGCCCAAGCCCATGACGGTCGCCTACGGCAGCCGGGAGCTGCCCGCCCTCGTCCGCGACGCGCGCAACCTCCACGCCCTGCGCAGCGCCGCCCACGCGCCGGGCATCCTGCTGCCGGTGCCGGGCGCCGACCACTTCTCGATCCTCGACGAATTCCGCCGGCCCGACGGCCTTCTGGTCCGCGCCGCGCAGGATGTTCTCGGAGGCGCCCGATGA